A segment of the Leptolyngbya sp. NIES-3755 genome:
TTAGAAGACACGATCGAGGAACGAATTCTTGATCGCTTATACGATCGCATTCGGGTGTTTCAAGAAAGTATTGGTGACTTAGAAAACATTCTGGGAGAAGCAACCGAAAAATTGATGTTGAGCTTATTCAAGCCAGATCTGACCGACGAGGAACGCCTTCAACGTGCAGAAGAAACTGCGATCGCGATTCTGAAACAATCGGTCGAACAAGAACGCTTAGAACAAGAAGCCGTTAACTTGATGGCATTTTCAGATCAAATTCTCAACACCGTTCAAAAAAGCCGTGATCAAGGACGATGGCTCACCGCAGAAGAATTACACGCTTTTGTAGAAGACTATTTCGCTCGATATTATTCGGGAACTACGATTAAACCAACTCCGCGACAAGAAGCCGTGTTCGAGATTCGTCTGACCGAAGATGCCAAACTCGACCTCGAACAGTTTCTCAAACACCACCGTTCCTCAGTTCAAACACGCCTACATCGATCGCCTGCACTCTGTCTATTCGATCCTCGTCTCGAATCCAGTCGCAATACTGGAGCCGCGATCGAACTCATCGATCCCACTCATCCTTTAATCCAGTGGATCAGACACAGCTATGAACTGGATGCCCAAAAACTTCATCCAATTGCGGCAATTCACTGTCATTCAGCCGAGGTCGAAATCCCGCCAGGACAGTACGTCTATGTGATTCACCGTTGGCAATTCGACGGACTGCGATCGCAAAGTCGCCTCGCCTACAAAGTCGCTGATTGTTCGACTGATCAACTCCTATCCGATGAACAATCCGAACAATTCGTATATCGTGCAGCCCGTTTCGGAAAAGCCAAACCGAACGCCGCCAATTTAATCGACAATCTCGATCGAGTTCTTTCCCTCTACAGTGATTGCGACGATGCACTAGAGCAAGCCTTTGATCAAGCCTCAAAAGAGTTCGAGGCAGAAAACGAGAACCGCTGTCGAATTCAAGAACGCAGTGCCGAAAACTATGCCGATCGTCGTCGCCAACAACTCGAAGAACGAATCGCCCAGTTTCAACAATCGGGTAAGCTCCGAATGCTGCCTGCAACCGAAGGCTTGCTCAAGAAAGTCAATCGAGAACTAGAGCTAAAAAAAAGGGCGATCGATGACCGCCTCAATACAGATTTCAATTTGACTCAACTCGCTGCTGGAATCATTTTTGTCGAATCATGACTCTTGGGACGGTTCTTCGATCGCTTTCTCAACTAACTGCTTCGACTTGCGCGACTCTAACCAAAACGGCACAACAATCCAAGCCGCTACGAGCAAGAACGCCACGATGCCAAACTGAGAAGCCAACGTAAACAGCTTTTCTAAGGGCACAATTTGACCTGCAAAATACGAGAGTGACACCATTACTGTCGCCCACGTCAGAGCGCCGATCGTGTTATACAAGGTAAATTTCCAGTACGGCATCTCAGCAATTCCCGCTAACGGACTGGCAAAAATCCGCAGCAGTGCCACAAACCGACCAAGGAAGACTGCCTTTCCTGCATTCTCACCAAACTGCCGCTTCAGTTCTTCGATTTGCGTCTCTTTGATTCGGAACAGCTTGCCCAAATTGAGTAACAATGCCCAGCCGCCATATCGACCG
Coding sequences within it:
- a CDS encoding hypothetical protein (conserved membrane hypothetical protein;~similar to AA sequence:cyanobase_aa:LBDG_08800); this encodes MSLDFISPEAIEQIAQQYGYWAIFFGILLENLGLPIPGETVTLAGGFLAGSDQLNYWWVVGDAALGATIGGNIGYWIGRYGGWALLLNLGKLFRIKETQIEELKRQFGENAGKAVFLGRFVALLRIFASPLAGIAEMPYWKFTLYNTIGALTWATVMVSLSYFAGQIVPLEKLFTLASQFGIVAFLLVAAWIVVPFWLESRKSKQLVEKAIEEPSQES